The genomic DNA actgttgagggctcatgccctgtgaataCTTAAttattcaactgttgagggctcatgccctgtgaatgctagttcattcaaattgttgagggcttatgccctgtgaatgctcgttcattcaaaacgcgttaaaatggtaccacatgcatgtgcattgtcgcatttgtcgttGTGTCGTTGCATGGTTGTTGTGTCGTTgcatagtcgttgttgttggttgagttgatgttgttgttgttggttgaatttgtaGATGTTGTTAATGTCAATAAAGCAAGTAACATGactgtagaaatatatgttgtttattagattgttaaatacaattgatgaattatatacctattattattgtttgtgaatctcaccccttctgcttggaaatgttgcccttcgtatgggtaacttgcaggtgatccagaatAGTAGTTGTtagttgctgttgtgagtggacttttcctcacatgtgtcttagttgctctgatacgtaacgggatgggaaatatTGTCGTTGTAttcatcattccttatgtatcaatatGAACCTGTTGGTGTTGGATTGAATCTTTTAAgataattatgttgaggccatgtgccagatttattggaagttgtttaatgttgaaaatattccgctgcgatgaattgatatgttttacCAAAgctattatttaataaatagtattttattctatttatgaatttttgaaaagcagtgtgacattTCGTTTGTTgtttaactctgattttattaaatatttatgttgttgggataacggggtgttacaaccaACACCACTCGatccacgagttccaaatcttctcTCTGACCATTcttaatctcttccaaaatattacttGTTAACTTCAACATTCCTAACCTCACTAACCTCACTAGCCAAAATATGGCGttaactcactaaccaaactcaaatctcgaaacggctcaatcaattccaactctttaaccatcaaagcagacatatgcaaagtttttctactcaaagcatctgcaacaacattagccttcccaggatgataactcaactgaaaatcaaaatctttaagatattccaaccatcttctttgcctcatattcaactccttctgatcaaacagatacttcaaactcttgtggtcactgaacacctcaaagtTAGAACTATACatataatgcctccaaatcttcaatgcatacacaatggccgccaattccaaatcatgagtcggataattcctctcgtgcactttcaactgccttgaagcataagccataacctgacgattctgcataagcacaccaccaagacccatcttaaaAGCATcgcaatacacaacaaacgattccttcggattcgtcaaaatcaacactggagctgaagtcaaccacttcttcaactcttggaaactcttctcacacttagcatcacaaacataagcttgtcctttccgagtcaactgcgtcaatggcaacgccaacttagagaatccttcaataaacctccgataataacctgccaatccaagaaagcttctaatatCAAAAATAGACTTAGGAGattcccactgcaacactgcatcaaccttcgACGGATCCAcggaaataccacccttagaaatcacatgaccaaggaaactcacttcccacaaccaaaactcacacttagacaacttagcaCATAACTGATTCTCCTTTAAGACTCGCAACACtatcctcaaatgctcagcatgcttcTCCTCAGACttcgaatacaccaaaatatcatctataaacaccaccacaaaacggtccagataaggatgaaatattctattcatataTTCCATGAAGACACCTGGCGCATtggatactccaaatggcatcacagaatactcatactGTCCATACCTTGTTCGGAACgcggttttggatatatcttccgctTTCACTCTAAtatgatgatatcctgatctcaaatcaatcttactaaacacctctgcaccaaccagccgatccatcaaatcatcaatcctcataagcggataccgattcttaatcgtcaccttgttcaactgccgataatccacacacaacctcatgtttctatctttcttcttaaccaacaacactggagcaccccacggagAAACACTCGCCCTGATAAACTacttctcaagcaactcttctaactgcttcttcaattcaccgaactccgatgcagacatccgatacggcgcaatcgaaataggactcgttcctggtaccaaatcaattgcaaactcaacttccctcttcAGCGGTAATTCGGTAATGTCATCcggaaaaacttctggaaacttttgcactaccggcaaatcactaacCCCTTTCTCACAACTTTCCTTCAACGATGCAAACATCATGAACACTTAAGCTTCACCGTccaaagacttcttcacttgctccgcggtcaagaACTTTCTACCGGCTTCGAAAATGTTACACTTTtggtcaaacaattaatgctaaccccaaaagatAACATTCAATCCATAcaaaaaatcacatccatatgatTCAATGGAAGACACACAAGATctaactcaaaatcaacattaccaaaattaacatgacacttagcacacactaaagaagtagtcactgaaccaCTAGTCGGGGTGTCGATGACCATCCCTCGCAACAACGGAGTTACAACCAATTTCAAACGCTCAACACAACTAaccgagataaaagaatgagtaacATCAGTATCAATAATcgcaatcaaaggagtactattgataaaacacatacctcggataagattatccggctgctccacTTCCTCCACATTCAATGCAAACACCTTTTCCACCGCCTTCTTCGGCTTGGTACACTTAGTACTGATATGAcccttctcaccacaattgTAACAAGTGATCTCCTTCTTGATTATGAATTCAATCGAgattaattatgaaattttgttggagattgatttttttcttatagtAAGAGATAATAGAtgtcataacaatttttttttatttggaaattGACCAATAAActcataaaattaagaagattatgagtttttttttagtctagTAGTCTAGTGACTGAAACTCACACGATTAAATGTGGAGAACTgaggtgtctggggttcgaactcaacccctgcataaattatgcaatatccctaccaactgagctaagctcacgataCAAAGATTATGAGTTTAACTGAGGttaattacaaaatttcattggAGTTTGATTTTCTATATTAGTAGTggatacattaatttttttgtgataaatatatttttaggtccaaataaatatatcaacttttcgttttagtctttctaaattttttcttaGATTTTTGATCCTCAAAAGTTTTTTATCATCACTTTTGCTCCTTACTTTTAAGTCAAATCTTATGTagccttcatatttttaataaaattttgcagaaatatttaaaatattgtaaGAATCtccccaatttttttaataaatcatgAATTAAACATGTTCCcttaaaaacaacttaattaatgttttttttgttttgtttttaatacttaaatattcatatttttttatattgaaaaattctatttttttagaagagattataatattctaaacatgaGAAATGTTAACAATATACTCCAGTCTAAAACATAATTTTCCATACACTATTTGATTAGTTAAAATTCACTCAATTCTCTTCTAAACATTTCTGCcaaatttcttttaataatatGAATGAGTTGACTTAAAATGTTAGAACAAAAAGAGTGATTAAAAGTTTTACAAAGACAAAAAgttgattttcttttacaaggattaaaagaaataattgatatatttttttttgtcaaatagcatCGAGAtcgcacatttttttttgggtaaagtAATCTAGTgattagaattcaccttttttaaggtgaataagtggagtgtccggagtTTGAACTCTGGTCCCaaaatataacaatgcatgtccatTCTAACTGAGATATGCTCACGGGGGAccaattacatatttatttatggaaAAATTGAGTGTTTAGAGTTTAAACacaaccccatatatatatatatatatatatatatatatatatatatatatatatatatatatatatatatatatatatatttaggaaCCCACATATATTACTTATTATCACAAGCAACTTAGCTAAATTAACggaacaaaatataaattataagaggtaacaacatatttaattttgagtttttctatttacaccccatgtttttctggttacacccaaattttcttaatttttttttataataccaaaattacccttttatataaattttctaacaatttgatgttcaatatcaatctccatgaaaattaaagagtgaatcaaaatatttttcatccatactcaattggatataagtaagtgaatttcttctcctatttgctagtttcaatttttttcgttcaactgcaatgatgcactgtacgattacggttttaatttacattggcaaggttaacttaaattcagtttaagtaggttcatgtaaactaagtttacatgaacctacttaaattgagtttacatgaacctacttaaattgagttaacatgaacctacttaaactgagtttacatgaatctacttaaactgagtttacatgaacctacttaaactgattttacaaaatcgtagaactgtgaatcgcagaacaaggaaaacacaaaatcagaactgagaacccataacaagaaaacacaatcgattgaagaacaacacttgctaacctgatttgcttcgaattttctttgaaatcatgaatggacgtgagaaagtatggttttgaaaatcttcgcagaacacaatcgatcgattggagaattatggttttggaagaagggttttggggtgtaaccaaaaaagaaggaataggctttttgaaaatcaaattttatgaaagggtaatcttgtcattttgaggtgtaaccatgattaactaggatgcaagtagaaaaactctttaattttcctttattaaaaaaaaaaacatatttaatccttttcctaaaaaaaaaaaacatatttactcTCGTAAAAAGTATATACCACGGGAAAGTATGACTTGGTTGCCACTCGTTCAGAATATCTTCCTGCTCTTCTTCTCCTCTACACACACGGAAATGGATTCCCTTTGAAAAGACAAAGCTTTGTTTTGTGAAACGAAAAAGACAAAATTGGAAGCAATGGAAAATCAAAACACGTAACCAACTAACCAACCAGCAACCTTCCCGTTCATTGATTGATTGTCAACTGAAAAACCTCGAACCAAACCAACCCACAAAAACGAAGCCGATAACAACCTCCATTTTTTTCCCGCCAAAATTATGATACTACGATTCCCACTTccacttcatcttcatcttcatctcaaTCAACTTTCGGTTCCGAACTCCTTATCACCCAAACGCTTCATCACCCCACACATATTTTCTCATCATCCTCCTCTTCGGTCCCTACATCGAACGGTTCCTGTTTTGCGGGTCAGTAGTAGTTATCCGGCTGGTTTGGATGAGACGGACATTGAACTGGGGCGTTTGCTGTCTCTATTGCCGGAGGAGATGCGGAGACGGGTGAGTGAGCATCCGGAGGTGCAGATGTTGATCGAAGTGGTTATGGATTTAGGGAGGAAACCGTTGGCTCGTTTTCCTTCCGGGGATTTTGTTATATCGGAGTATCCAATCACTGTTGAGGATATTCAGTATGCTACTGCTCAGGTTGGTGATTTTGCTGTTGACAATCGAGCAGGAATCAGTAGAACATTGCATAGGATAAGTGCTATTAGAAATCGGAAAGGTACAATTATTGGTCTTACTTGTCGTGTTGGTAGAGCAATTTCAGGAAGTGCTAAATTGTTGCAAGATTTGGTTCAAGATGGGTCTTCTTTGTTGCTTATTGGGCCTCCAGGTGTAGGAAAAACTACAATCATTAGGGAAATAGCTCGGATGCTGGCAAATGATTACAACAAGCGTGTCATGATTGTTGATACTTCTAATGAGATTGGTGGTGATGGTGATATACCTCATGCTGGAATAGGTACTGCTCGACGTATGCAAGTTCCTAATTCTGATATGCAACATAAGGTATTGATAGAGGCTGTTGAAAATCACATGCCACAAGTGATTGTAATTGATGAAATTGGTACCAAACTTGAAGCAATGGCTGCAAGTACAATTGCACAGCGTGGGATTCAGCTCGTTGCCACTGCTCATGGAATCACAATTGAGAATCTAATCAGCAATCCTTCCTTAGAGATGCTTGTCGGAGGAATACAGGTGACGGATACATACCTATACATTCTTATTAAGAAAGattcgagttttttttttttttggtatgtcGCATCACACATGATTAAGATTTTATATTTCGTCTGATGTGTTGAAATCCTTTATTGAGTACTGAGTATTCCATATTGTAGTCCCTACATGTGCATCTTGTTGCGAATATAATCAATGAAATTATTGGATTTGAGAGTTATGTCCTCTATTGTGTTTGTGACTTTGTGTATATGCCCTCTGATCAAACTGAATATACTAGCAGTTGTGTGCCTTATTGTGTTGATGCACTTCATTATCAGTGCGCGTGCGGAAAGGAATAGCAATAAAATGTGCTAGCAAGctttattttttggttgttATTGGCTTGAATATAGGAAAATAAGTGAACAGTGGCAATAATATCCACAATTGCTTACAAGAGGAGGCACCATTACAAATTAGATACTAATGTTATTTGgctaaacatttttcatatgtATTTTGAATTGTTAATCTTGAATCCTCCTTTTCAGTAAATGTTATTTCCTTGATTGAGTTCAGAGTTACATTGTGAATTTGGTATAAAGAATGGAGTTTTATTCTCCATATGTATTAATCTAACTATTATTGAATTTATTCACTGTTAAGTGTCTGTAGCATTAGACTATTAGTGGTCTGTTACTTACTAATAGTGAATGAGTTAGGGGTGACTTATTGCCTAAAAATAACAAGGCGAGTTTAGAGGGGTAGGCATCTAGTCTTCTACGATAAACTTAGGGCATTTTGGGATATggaagttttgtattttgactTTGAGCTGGATCTTACACCAAGGTTGGGGAAATTTTCTGTTGCAGGAAATTGGAGGAAGTTTAACTTTTGCCCAATTTTCTGTGTTTTACCATTCTTCTCACCATGTAAGAGAGTGTGTCAAGCTACCAAAACAATTAATGACATAAATGGGTTAGTACAAGTACAAAAAATGGTGGAACATTTTAGAATTGCACTCTCAAGCTTTGTGAAGGTTTTGTGGGTGTACCCGGATAATGGCGCGACCCTGAAATTGTTTGGTTACATATATGTTCAGCTCAGTCTGATTTACAAAGGTGAATAC from Medicago truncatula cultivar Jemalong A17 chromosome 8, MtrunA17r5.0-ANR, whole genome shotgun sequence includes the following:
- the LOC25502519 gene encoding protein SEEDLING PLASTID DEVELOPMENT 1 isoform X2, which encodes MILRFPLPLHLHLHLNQLSVPNSLSPKRFITPHIFSHHPPLRSLHRTVPVLRVSSSYPAGLDETDIELGRLLSLLPEEMRRRVSEHPEVQMLIEVVMDLGRKPLARFPSGDFVISEYPITVEDIQYATAQVGDFAVDNRAGISRTLHRISAIRNRKGTIIGLTCRVGRAISGSAKLLQDLVQDGSSLLLIGPPGVGKTTIIREIARMLANDYNKRVMIVDTSNEIGGDGDIPHAGIGTARRMQVPNSDMQHKVLIEAVENHMPQVIVIDEIGTKLEAMAASTIAQRGIQLVATAHGITIENLISNPSLEMLVGGIQSVTLGDEEASRRGVQKTVLERKGPSTFSCAVEIISKTQLRIHRSLEATVDAILSGRLPNVEVRKMKSQEQEEILQKGPVINSPLENGGEIMLEDAPERADVQTRQDESPLMLPIDMLEDSWEHRLPLRLFCYGILEATVIQGVKQLKMNDADLQLTDNISEANALLALQSKLKKNSKIQAAFKSNDIPIYVTKTSSLEHVTKAIRALLSDYEDGLIVFGSIDKIKDSEKADALELKMDTYIEEIHDHILISGGKNGYRACSDS